Genomic segment of Cronobacter dublinensis subsp. dublinensis LMG 23823:
GAACGGGTTTCTCTATGCGATTGGCTATGCGGGGCTCGCGGCGACAATCTGGGCGGCTATTGTGCCTGCGTTGCTGGCGCGCGCGTCACGTCAACGCTTCGGCAGCCCGCGCTTTCGCGTCTGGGGCGGCAACGGCATGATTGCGCTGATCCTGCTTTTCGGGCTGGGCAATGCGCTGGTGCATTTGCTTTCAAGCTTTAACCTGCTGCCGGTCTATCAGTGACCTGCGCGGGTGTCGCCCTCTCCTGCGGGAGAGGGCGGGTAAGGCCATTAGTTGAGTAATTCCTCTCGCACCTGCATGGCGAGATCAAACGAATGCAGGCGCGCTTCGTGGTCGAAAATCTGGCCGTTAACCATGATTTCGTCCGCGTCGGTTTCTCGCAGCACCGACAATAGCCCGTGGCGGACTTTCGCTTTATCACCCACCAGCGACATGCTGAGCGCCTGTGCAACCCCGTACTGCTCCGCCGGGCTCCAGAAGCTTTCCATCGACTCAATCGGCGGCGGCAGCTGGCCGGTTTCGCCACGGCGCAGCTTCACAAATGCCTGCTGCATCGAGGTGAAGAGAAACTCCGCGTCGCGGTTACTGTCGGCGGCGACGATGTTAATGCAGACCATCGCGTACGGTTTCTCCAGCCGTTCCGAGGGCTGGAAATGCGCGCGGTAGAGATGCAGCGCCTGGAAGAGCATATCCGGCGCGAAATGCGAGGCGAACGCGAACGGCAGGCCCATCTGCGCGGCGAGCTGCGCGCTGTAGAGGCTGGAGCCCAGCAGCCATACCGGAAGCTTCGCGCCGTAACCAGGCACCGGGCGCACCGCCGGGCTCGGATCGCGGGCGTCGAACCAGTCCGTCAGCTCTTTCACATCGCGCGGAAAGTTGTCGATATCGTTATTCATATTGCGGCGCAGCGCCATCATCGTGCGCTGATCGCTGCCCGGCGCGCGTCCCAGGCCCAGCTCGATGCGGCCCGGATAGAGCGCGTCGAGCGTGCCGAACTGTTCAGCTATCACCAGCGGCGCATGGTTTGGTAGCATCACGCCGCCGGAGCCAAGGCGCAGCGTCGTGGTATTGGCGGCGAGATAACCAATCAGCACCGACGTCGCGGCGCTGGCGATGCCGGTCATATTATGATGCTCCGCCAGCCAGTAGCGATCATAGCCGCGCTTTTCCGCGAGGCGCGCTAAATCGAGCGAGTGATGGAACGCCTCACGGGCGGAGGAGCCTTGCGGGATCGGCGCGAGATCGAGCACCGAGAAAGGCACAACAGATTTATCAGACATAACGGCTCACTTAATTACAGCATAGCTATCAGATTGAAGGTCTTCTTCCAGCCTGGCGCATTTCGGGGATTTTGCCCGCGGCCCGGCCGGAAAGCTGTCCATTCATACTGCATGAACTCATGCAAAATGCTGTTAACAAAGTGAGCCTTTTCTTATGCCTGCAGGGCCATCCCGGCGAGCCTGCGCCAGTAGCCGTTGCAGTCGCTGTGCGCGGCGAGCGGCAGCGGGGCGGTGCCCTTTTCATTGGCCCGGAATGTGTCGAGCACCGTGAGCGTCTCCATGCCCATCGGCGAGAGGCGCACCATATCCACCAGCCCGCTCATCGACGCGAGTTCATTGCCAAGGTTATAGACATAGCCGCTCATCGTCTGAATGCCGTTCAGCACAAAGACCTGGCTGTTCTCCTGCGAGCGCATACTGCGCCCGGTGGGGTATTTAATGCAGCAGGTTTCGCACTCGTCTTTCGGGCGGTCTTCTGAACGCGCGGTAAAGCAGCGGGCGGAGTAGGCGAGGGGCAGGTGGCCGTAGCTCAGCACTTCCACTTCAAACTTATCGCGGATGCCCAGCGCGTCGCACTGCTCAAGCAGGTTTACCAGCCAGTCGCGCGACAGCTCCACCGGCATACACCAGCGCGTCATGCCCTCTTTTAACAGCAGACGCAGCGTGACGGCGTTGTAGCAGTTCAGCGCATGACCGGCCACAAATGGCAGCCCGCGCTCCGCCGCCAGCCCCACGGCGCCGAAATCGTTGGCTTCAATCAGAAACTCGCCGTTGTCGATATACCGCTTCAGCTCGTTCAGCTCCGACGGCGCCTGGACGAGCGCCAGCGTCGAGAGCACTACCTGCTTGCCGCTGGCGGCGAGCGTTCTGGCGAGCGCCAGCCAGTCGGCGGCTTTGGTGTCGCGTCGTTTGCTGCACACCGCCTCGCCGAGATAAATCACATCGGCGCTGCTCTTCGCCGCCGCTTCATAAAAACTCTCCAGCGTGGCTTTCGGCCAGTAGTAGAGCACCGGCCCTAACGAATATTTCACTCTGCTCTCCTTACTGCCATTTGCGGTGATACGCGCCAAGCGTCGTCTGGGTGCCTTCGGCCATCGCGCCGAGCGCGTCCATCCAGGCCGGCTGCGGCGCAAAGTGTTGCGGGTCGGCTTTGCAGCGGTCGATGGCCTGACGCCACACCTTCGCCACCTGGCTTACGTAGGCCGGGCTGCGCTGGCGGCCTTCGATTTTCACCGAGGCGATATTGGCCGCCAGCAGCTCCGGCAGCAGTTCCAGCGTATTAAGGCTGGTGGGCTCTTCGAGTGCGTGATAGCGCTGCCCGTCTACCAGATAGCGGCCTTTGCACAGCGTCGGATAACCGGCGTTTTCGCCTTCCTTATAGCGGTCGATCAGCACGTCGTTGAGGCGCGATTCCAGCCCCTGGTCCGTCTGCTGCCAGCGCACAAAGCGGGCGGGCGAGCAGGCGCCTACGGTATTGGGCGATTCGCCGGTCAGGTAGGACGAGAGATAGCAGCGCCCCTCCGCCATAATGCACAGGCTGCCGAAGGCGAATACTTCCAGCGGCACCGGCGTCACGCGCGCTAATTGTTTCACCTGATGAATGGATAACACGCGCGGCAGCACCACGCGGGCGACATCGAAATGACGCTGATAAAAGCGGATGGCGGCTTCATTAGTGGCGGACGCCTGCACCGACACATGGCGCTCCACGTGCGGGTAGCGCGTCGCGGCGTACTCCAGCATCGCGATATCGGCGAGGATCAGCGCATCGGCGCCAAGCTGGGCGGCCATATCCACCGCACGCTCCCAGCGGTCATAGCCGTCCGGGTGCGCGAAGGTATTGATAGCGATATGCAGTTTGCGGCCATGCTGATGCACATAGCTCACCGCATCCTGTAGTTTTTTCTCGGTAAAATTCAGGCCGGCGAAGTGGCGGGCGTTGGTATCGTCTTTCAGACCGATATAGACCGCATCCGCGCCATTATCGATGGCCGCCTTCAGAGCCGGAAGGTTACCGGCGGGGCAAAGCAACTCCATAGCGTGTCCTGAAAATAAGGCAGGCCGCGTCGGGCCTGCGCGCTGCGCAAAGGCAGCGAAATTGTTAACGAACGGCGATTTTAGTTAACCCGTCCGCGACAATTTTTGATTTAAGGCAGCTAATGTCGTATTGATGGCATCTATAAAGGGGTACCCGCGAAGGCGCAAAGCTTGATTTGAGCCGCTATCTCATCTGGCTGATATGGCACAATAACGGCCACTGTGATTTGGCAAGGAGAAAAGCCCGTGTTGAAGAATCTGCGTTCCTGTCTGGTACATCTTGGCCCTTCGCTTCTTAAAGCGCCGGTCGCGCTGACGCCGTTCGCGCTCAAGCGCCAGGCGCTGGAGCAACTGCTCGGCTGGCAATTCCGTCAGGCGCTGGCGGATGAAGAGCTGGCATTTCTGGAAGGCCGCTGGCTCGGCATTGAGGTGCGCGACATCGGCCTGCGCTGGTTCACTTCGGTCGAAAACGACACGCTTATCGTGCGCGAACAGGCCGACGCTGACGTGATGTTCCGCGCCGACGCCGCCGACCTGCTGATGATCGCCGCGCGCAAGCAGGATCCCGACACGCTTTTCTTCCAGCGTCGCCTGGTGATTGAAGGTGATACTGAATTAGGGTTATATGTGAAGAATCTGATGGACGCCATTGAACTCGACGCGATGCCGAAACCGCTACGCGTGCTGCTGCTGCAACTGGCGGACTTCGTTGAAGCGGGGCTGAGCGTCTCGCCGCTAACCAAAGCAACTTCCATAGGTGAACCATGCTGATTCGTGTAGAAATCCCCATTGATGCGCCTGGCATCGACGCTTTACTTCGCCGCGCGTTTGGTCGCGACAGCGAGGCGGAGTTGGTGCACGCGCTGCGTGAAGACGGGCAGCTGACCCTGGGGTTAGTCGCAACGGACGATGAAGGTCAGGTCGTCGGTTACGTCGCCTTCAGCCCCGTCACCGTGGCGGGCGAGGAGCGTCAATGGCTGGGCCTTGCGCCGCTGGCAGTCGATGACGGCTGGCGCGGGCAGGGGATTGGCCGGCAGTTAGTTTACGAAGGGCTCGATTCGCTGAATGAATTTGGCTACGCGGCGGTGGTCACGCTGGGCTCGCCGGAGTTTTATAACCGTCTGGGCTTTGAGCCCGCCGCCCGCTACGATCTCCACTGCCGCTGGCCGGGTGCCGAAGCGGCGTTTCAGGTGCACCGTCTCGCCGATGACGCGCTCGACGGCGTGCATGGCCGCGTGGAGTACCACGATCACTTTAACCGCTTCTGATTTCAGGGCGTTTGCGGCGCGTCAGTCATCGTCTCAAACGCCAGCTCCCCCGCAACCAGTTGCTCTTTCTGCCGCTTCGTTAGTTGCTTAATGCGATACTCGGCGCGCAGCGCCGCAGAGCGATTGCCCGCAGGCGCGCTGAACACCAGCGTCAGCTCGCCTTTCCCGCGCAGCGCTTTAGCGCCTTTGCCGCGCTGATGCTGCGCGAAACGGCGCGCCACATCGGTAGTGATACCGGTATAGAGCCGGTTATCGGGGCTGCGGATCAGATAAAGAAACCATTCTTCCATAATGAATATCAGCGACAGTCACAACTGGGCGCACCTTATCACGATTATTCCCGACAGGAGAACTCATGGACGCTCTCGACGCCATCAGCCAATGGCTCGCTAAACAACATGTCGTCACCTACTGCGTTGGCCGTGAAGACACGCTCTGGTGCGCTAACGCGTTTTACGTTTATGACCGCGAGCGGGTGGCGTTTTATCTGTTAAGCGACACCAAAAGCCGGCATGGCGAAATGGCCGGGCGGCTGGCGCGCGTGGCGGGCACGGTCAACGGGCAGACCAAAACCGTGGCGCGGATACGCGGCGTGCAGTTTGCGGGGGAATTACGGCTGGTGGAAGGACCGGAAAGCGAAGCCTTGCGCGAGCGCTACAACCGTCGCTTTCCGGTCGCCAGGGTGATGTCCTCCCCGCTGTGGGAGATCCGTCTTGATGAAATCAAGTTCACTGACAACACCCTGGGGTTTGGTAAAAAACTCGGCTGGTTACGCGCCGAGCAGGCGTAACGCCTCGCGGTTAAACGCAGGCAGATCTTCCGGGGTGCGGCTGGTCACCAGTTGATCTTTGTCTATCACCACTTCCTGATCGAAGAATTCCGCCCCGGCGTTTTTCACATCGATAACGATAGGCTTCACGGCGGTGAGCTTACGCCCGCGGATCACATCTGCGCTAATCAGCAGTTGCGGGCCGTGGCAGATAGCAAAGACCGGTTTGCCGGTATTGACGAAATCGCGCGTGAAGGTGACGAAGCGATCGTCGCCGCGCAGGCTGTCAGGCGAATGGCCGCCAGGCAACAGCAGGGCGTCAAAATCCGCCGGGCTGACGTCATCGATAGATTTATCGATTGTAACCGTTGCCTCGCCCTGTTTGCCGGTGACGGTTTTCCCCGCTTCTTTCTCAATGGTGATCACTTCATGCCCGGCTTTGCGGTACTCCGCGGCGGGGGATGTGAATTCCGAATCTTCGAATTCGTCAGTGATTAAGACTGCAATCTTCTTGCTCATTACGCCTCCCTTGGTGTCTTTACAGAACGGTGATGTGCAGTAATGGCTTTTGCCAGAAATGGTAAATACTTAAACCACACAGACTATTAAGCCTGGTCCAGGGCGCTGACATTGCAAGGCAGAAGATTCTGCAAAGGAGCGATCATGAGTCGAGTACTGATAACCGGCGCCAGCGGGCTGGTGGGCAGCCATCTGCTGCGTATGCTGGTTGACGAGCCGCGCGTCTCGTCGATTATCGCGGCGACCCGCCGCCCGTTGCCGGTGACGCTGCGCAAAGTGGAAAACCCGCACGATCCGCAGCTCTCCGACGTGCTGACGCAGCTCGATACGCCGCTGGATCTGGTCTTTTGCTGTCTGGGCACCACGCGTCGCGAAGCGGGCAGTAAAGAGGCGTTTATCCTCGCCGACTACACGCTGGTGGTCGACACCTCGCTTGCCGGGCTGCGGCTCGGCGCGAAGCATATGCTGGTGGTCAGCGCCGTCGGAGCGAATCCGAATTCGCCGTTTTTCTACAACCGGGTGAAAGGCGAAATGGAGGCGGCGCTGAAAGCGCAGGGCTGGCCGCGTCTTACCTTCGCGCATCCGTCGCTGCTTATCGGGGATCGCGAAAAGCGTCGCGCCGGGGAATCCTTTATGGCGCCGCTGTTTCGCCTGTTGCCCGGCAAATGGAAAGCTATCGAGGCGCAGACCGTGGCGCGGGCGCTGATGAATGTGGCGCTGTCGCCGGCAAAAGAAGACGTCGCGGTGCTGGATTCCACACAATTGCGTGAAATAGCCGCACAAACGGCGCGTTGAATGCCGTTTCAAAAAGCGTAACGCGGGCGTAGTATTGACCGGCAAAAATTTACCCCCTGTTTTCCAGAGGAATGTTATGGCTGGTCAGTCTTCATCTCTGGCGCCGAAATCCCCCGCATGGTGGAAACCCGCGCTGTTCTTTCTCGTGCTGTTTATCGGCCTGTGGTATGTCAAATGGCAGCCCTATTACGGCAAAGCCTTTACCGCCGCGCAAACGCACAGCATCGGCAATTCGATTCTCGCTAACGCGCAGGATAACCCGCTGCGCGCAGCGCTGGATTACGCCGCCGTCTATTTTCTCGCGGTCTGGAAAGCCGCCGTGCTCGGCGTGCTGCTGGGCTCGCTCATTCAGGTGTTGATCCCGCGCGACTGGCTGCTGCGCACGCTGGGCCAGCCGCGCTTTCGCGGTACGCTGCTGGGCGCGCTGTTTTCGCTCCCCGGCATGATGTGCACCTGCTGCGCGGCGCCGGTGGCGGCGGGTATGCGGCGTCAGTCGGTGTCGATGGGCGGCGCGCTGGCGTTCTGGCTCGGCAATCCGCTGCTGAACCCCGCGACGCTGGTGTTTATGGGCTTTGTACTGGGCTGGCAGTTCGCGCTTATCCGCGTGGCGGCGGGTCTGGTGATGGTGGTTGGTATCGCATCGCTGGTGCAGCGCTTTGTGGCCGACACGCCTGCGCCTGCGCTGCCTGAATCGGCGCTGCCTGCAGAAGCCCCGCAGGGCAGCTTTATGACGCGCTGGGGACAGGCGCTCTGGGCGCTGTTCTGGAGCACTATCCCGGTCTATCTGCTGGCGGTACTGGCGCTGGGTGCCGCGCGCGTCTGGCTGTTCCCGCACGCTGACGGCGCGGTGGGCAATACGCTGTTCTGGGTGCTGGCGATGGCGGTGGCGGGTTGCCTGTTCGTTATCCCGACCGCGGCGGAAATTCCGATTGTACAGACCATGATGCTGGCGGGGATGGGCCTCGCGCCGGGGCTGGCGCTGCTGGTGACGCTCCCTGCGGTGAGCCTGCCGTCTCTTATCATGTTGCGTAAAGCGTTTCCGGCCAAAGCGTTGTGGATGACCGGCGGTATGGTGATGCTTGCGGGCGCCGTGACGGGCGCGCTGGCGCTGATGTAGTGGGTTATGGCGCGAGCCTGGTTTGTCGGCGGGCAAGCATCGCGCCCTCTGCCGCAAGACCGATTAAAACATCAATGGAAATGATGTGAACCCTCTCCCCGGTGGGAGAGGGCTTAGGTGAAGGGTTACTTAATGTAGGTAAACGCGGTGGTGACGTGTTTCACGCCGCTTACGCGGCTCGCGGTATCCGCCGCTGCGCGGCCTTCGCGATCGGTCACCAGACCGAGCAGGAACACTTCGCCATTCTCGGTCGTCACTTTCACGTTAGACGATTTCACCTGATCGCTGCCGAGCAGCTGCGAGCGCACCTTGGTGGTTATCCAGGTATCCGATGACGCGGTGCCAAGCCCAATCGGCTGGCCGTTGCGGATTTCGTTAAACACTTCCGTCGCGCCTTCCACGCCCATCGCTATCTGCTTCGCGCGGGACGCCAGCTCCGGGTTCGGCGACTGGCCGGTCAGCAGCACTTTGCCCTGATAGGCGGTCACGTTGATACGCGCTTCTTTCTTCAGTTGCTCATCTTTGCCAAGCGCCGTATTCACGCGCAGCTCCAGCGTACCGTCATCAACCTGAGTACCCACACTGCGCGGGTCGGTCGCGGCTTTGGTGCCGACCGCCGCGGTTCCGACGACAGCCGCCGCGACGCAGCCCTGTAGCACAAGCGCGGTCATCACCACCGCGAGGGGTTTAATGGCCTTCATGAGCACTCCTTAATCATCCTGGTGTGGAAACAATGTGTTATCGATTAAATCGCACAGGCAGTTTACCGTCAGCATATGCATTTCCTGAATGCGCGCGCTGCGATGCGAAGGAATACGGATCTCCACATCCTGCGGGCCCAGAAGCCCCGCCAGCTCGCCGCCGTCGTAACCCGTCAGCGCCACGATAGTCATATCGCGGGTGACCGCAGCCTCGACCGCTTTGACGATATCCCGGCTGTTGCCGCGGGTGGAAATCGCCAGCAGCACATCACCGGCATGACCCAGCGCACGCACCTGTTTGGCATACACTTCGTCATGCAGCCTGTCGTTGCTTATCGCCGTTAAGACCACATTATCGGTATTAAGTGCAATGGCAGGTAAACTGGGCCGCTCGGTTTCAAAACGATTGATCATGCTGGCCGCGAAATGCTGCGCGTTGGCACCGGACGTGCCGTTACCGCAGCAGAGGATTTTGTTGCCGTTAAGGAGAGACTGAACCAGGGTCATGGCCGCACGAGAAATCGCATCCGGGAGTGCTTCCGCCGCCGCAATCTGGGTTTGAATGCTTTCCGTAAAGCAGACTTTGATTCTTTCTAGCACGATTATCCTTTGAGCGTTACGTCAGTTCAGGCGTGGAGCGAAAAGGCGTTCGCAATCCACTCGATTTCATTGCCGGTGAAGGCTAACACATCGAACCGGCAATCCACAGTATCAAAGCTCCCATTGTGGCGCGCGAGCCACAACCGGGCGGCATGTAACAACTTTTGCTGTTTGCTGCGGGTAACGCTGGCGGCCGCGCCGCCATAGAGGCTGGCGCGCCGGTAGCGGACCTCGACGAAAACCGTCACGCCGCGGTCGTCCATGATGAGATCGATTTCGCCGCCGCGCTCATGGGCGTTGGCGGCGATAAAACGCAATCCCTTGCGCTCCAGAAAGGCGCGCGCCTGTGCTTCAAAGGCCGCGCCGGTCTGTCTGCGACTCAGTTGGCCGGAACCAACTGTCCCTGCTGGTATTTGAGCCACGTTAACTTCCTGTTAATTACGCAGTCCTGTGTCGCGCTGAGCGCGCCGGTGTTGCCGCTAAGCTGGAAGCCGGGCACCTGACGCATCTGGGAGAAATGGTTCGCCAGCGACCAGGCATCCACGCCCATCGCATACAGGCGCGCCAGCGAATAGTCATTATTCACCGCCGAGAGCGCCTGCTGCATCAGCGCCGGGTTGCTGCCCGCGAGCATCGGGATATCGCTGAACTCCAGACCTTCCATCTCCAGACGGAAATCCGGGCCTGCGCCGCCCTGGGCGCTGCGGGAGCTGGCGTACAGCGACGCGCCGCTGTGGCTGCCCGCACGCATGGCGATCATCGGCTTAATCAGCGCGATTTCCGATGGCGTGGCGACGATGTAGACCGCGTCTACGTTGCCGCTGCTGCCTGCGGTTATCTGGGCGTCGGTCGGCGGTGCCGGAATGGAGAGACCGCCTATCGTCACTGACTCCTGCTTCGGCAGGCTCGCGGCGACAGGCGTGCCGGTCAGCGCGATGCCGGTGCCACCGTTGATGTTCATTTTCAGCTCGTTAACGGAGCCAAATTTCTGCTGCAATACCGTACCGCCGCCAAGCTGCGCCCAGCGGTCGGCGAAGGCTTTGGTGACGCGCTCGCCAAGCGCGCTGTACGGCACCAGCAGCAGCGGCGCGCGTTTGCCTTCCTGCCAGATGTGGGCGGCGGCATCAGCGGCTTCATCTTCCGGCGACAGCGCGAAATAACAGACGTTCGGGCGATTTTGTACGGTTTCCGGCTGGTTGAGCGCCAGCACGTTCAGCGGCGTGCCGCTCTTAAGCAGGCCGTCGACGTTCTCTTTCAGCAGCGGGCCGACAACCAGGCTTGCGCCGTCCTGCTGAGCCTGGGTAAGGATCTGCGTAATGGACTGCTCGCTGGTGTCATAGACCTTAATTTCTGCGGAAGGATTCGCAGGCGCGGCGGCGACAGGTTGCGCGTCGACGGGCGGCTGTTGCGGTTGCGCGGTTGGCTGGGCGTCAGGCTGCGCGGCCAGATCGTCAACCGGCGCGGCGGCTGGGCTTGCCACGCTATCGGCGGAAGCCGCCTGCGGCGTTTGCGGGCTATTCGCGTTCTGCGTGGCGTTATCTGCTGTCGCCTGGGCTGGCGCCTGAACGGCAACCGGGCTGGTGCCTGCATTTTTCGCGGCTTCGAACCCCTGCTGAATGGCGCGGCTAAACACGGCCGCCTGGCCGTTTAGCGGCAGCAGCAACGCGATTTTGCTGGCGGACGCAGGCTTGTAGTTTTGCAGGTTAGCAAGCTGGGTCGGCAGCATTTTCGCGCCCGGATTTTGCGGGTAGCGGGTCTGCCAGTCTTTCACGCCCGCCTGGAGCATTTTCGGGTCGTTGCGGTTATCGAACCAGACGCGCTGAAGATCGATCCAGCCTTGCAGCGTATTTTCATCGGCGTTAATAACCAGCGCCTTCGCCTGATCCTGCGACATCTGCGACAGCGCCTGCCAAGTGGCGTCGATGTTTTTCTGCTTTGCCGGACCCTGCAACAGCGGCTCCTGGGCTATCAGCGCGCGCAGCAGCTCCAGAGACGGGCGGCCCTGGCTGGCGTCGATTTTCGCCTGCCAGTAGCGGGCTTTCTGCTCGTCGTTGAGATCCGCCGGGTTGATTTTCTCAAGTAGCGCTACGGCACCCTGATAATCCTGCTGCGCCAGTTTGATCTGCGCGTCGAGCAGCGACGCTTCGCGACGCTGGGCGTCCGTCAGGTTTTGCGGCAGCTCGCCGTAGAGCGTGATGGCGCGCTCGCGTTTGCCTTCGCCAAGCAGTGCACGTATGGCGAGTAATTGCCAGTTGGTCTTGCTATCATCACTGCTTTGTTCCATCTGGTGCAGATAAAAGCCGGAATCCGCTTTGGCTTCGCCCTGCATATGCGCACTGCTCTGGTCATGCGTCTGCGTGCCGCAGCCTGCGAAAAACAAGGCTGCCAGCAGGACAGGCAGACAACGCGCGGCTTTAGAGCCGGAAAATTTAGAAGGTACCATGCTGTATCCAGTGGTTTTTTTCTGGTGAATGTTCAATTTTAAATCGGCAATACGGACGAAACAATGAAACATAACGATTCGGCGCAGAATTCTCAGGGCCAGCTCTATATTGTCCCGACGCCTATCGGCAATCTCGGCGACATCACGCAACGCGCCCTGACAGTATTGCAGTCCGTCGATCTTATCGCCGCTGAGGATACCCGTCATACCGGTCTGCTGCTGCAACATTTTGCTATCAGCGCCCGGCTTTTTGCATTGCACGACCATAACGAACAGCAAAAAGCGGAAACCCTGATAGCCAAACTGCGTGAAGGACAAAACATTGCGCTGGTCTCTGATGCCGGTACGCCGCTGATTAACGACCCTGGCTACCATCTGGTGCGCGCCTGCCGCGAAGCCGGGCTGCGCGTGGTGCCGCTGCCGGGGCCGTGCGCGGCCATCGCGGCGCTGTCCGCCGCCGGTCTGCCTTCCGACCGCTTCTGCTATGAAGGTTTTCTGCCCGCGAAATCCAAAGGCCGCCGCGACGCGCTGAAAGCGCTTGAACAAGAGCCGCGCACGCTGATTTTCTATGAGTCTACCCATCGTCTGCTGGAAAGCCTTGAGGATATGGTCGCCGTCTGGGGCGAGTCCCGTTATGTGGTGCTGGCGCGCGAACTGACGAAAACCTGGGAAACCATCAACGGCGCGCCGGTCGGCGAGCTGCTCGCCTGGGTGAAAGAAGATGAAAACCGCCGCAAGGGCGAAATGGTGCTGATCGTCGAAGGGCATAAAGCGCAGGAAGACGCGCTGCCGCCGGACGCGCTGCGCACGCTCGCGCTGTTGCAGGCCGAGCTGCCGCTGAAAAAAGCCGCGGCGCTGGCGGCGGAAATCCACGGCGTGAAAAAAAACGCGCTGTATAAATACGCGCTGGAGCAGCAGGGCTGACCGCGATAAACC
This window contains:
- a CDS encoding luciferase-like monooxygenase produces the protein MSDKSVVPFSVLDLAPIPQGSSAREAFHHSLDLARLAEKRGYDRYWLAEHHNMTGIASAATSVLIGYLAANTTTLRLGSGGVMLPNHAPLVIAEQFGTLDALYPGRIELGLGRAPGSDQRTMMALRRNMNNDIDNFPRDVKELTDWFDARDPSPAVRPVPGYGAKLPVWLLGSSLYSAQLAAQMGLPFAFASHFAPDMLFQALHLYRAHFQPSERLEKPYAMVCINIVAADSNRDAEFLFTSMQQAFVKLRRGETGQLPPPIESMESFWSPAEQYGVAQALSMSLVGDKAKVRHGLLSVLRETDADEIMVNGQIFDHEARLHSFDLAMQVREELLN
- a CDS encoding U32 family peptidase gives rise to the protein MKYSLGPVLYYWPKATLESFYEAAAKSSADVIYLGEAVCSKRRDTKAADWLALARTLAASGKQVVLSTLALVQAPSELNELKRYIDNGEFLIEANDFGAVGLAAERGLPFVAGHALNCYNAVTLRLLLKEGMTRWCMPVELSRDWLVNLLEQCDALGIRDKFEVEVLSYGHLPLAYSARCFTARSEDRPKDECETCCIKYPTGRSMRSQENSQVFVLNGIQTMSGYVYNLGNELASMSGLVDMVRLSPMGMETLTVLDTFRANEKGTAPLPLAAHSDCNGYWRRLAGMALQA
- the ubiU gene encoding ubiquinone anaerobic biosynthesis protein UbiU: MELLCPAGNLPALKAAIDNGADAVYIGLKDDTNARHFAGLNFTEKKLQDAVSYVHQHGRKLHIAINTFAHPDGYDRWERAVDMAAQLGADALILADIAMLEYAATRYPHVERHVSVQASATNEAAIRFYQRHFDVARVVLPRVLSIHQVKQLARVTPVPLEVFAFGSLCIMAEGRCYLSSYLTGESPNTVGACSPARFVRWQQTDQGLESRLNDVLIDRYKEGENAGYPTLCKGRYLVDGQRYHALEEPTSLNTLELLPELLAANIASVKIEGRQRSPAYVSQVAKVWRQAIDRCKADPQHFAPQPAWMDALGAMAEGTQTTLGAYHRKWQ
- the ubiT gene encoding ubiquinone anaerobic biosynthesis accessory factor UbiT, whose product is MLKNLRSCLVHLGPSLLKAPVALTPFALKRQALEQLLGWQFRQALADEELAFLEGRWLGIEVRDIGLRWFTSVENDTLIVREQADADVMFRADAADLLMIAARKQDPDTLFFQRRLVIEGDTELGLYVKNLMDAIELDAMPKPLRVLLLQLADFVEAGLSVSPLTKATSIGEPC
- a CDS encoding GNAT family N-acetyltransferase, with product MLIRVEIPIDAPGIDALLRRAFGRDSEAELVHALREDGQLTLGLVATDDEGQVVGYVAFSPVTVAGEERQWLGLAPLAVDDGWRGQGIGRQLVYEGLDSLNEFGYAAVVTLGSPEFYNRLGFEPAARYDLHCRWPGAEAAFQVHRLADDALDGVHGRVEYHDHFNRF
- a CDS encoding GIY-YIG nuclease family protein, encoding MEEWFLYLIRSPDNRLYTGITTDVARRFAQHQRGKGAKALRGKGELTLVFSAPAGNRSAALRAEYRIKQLTKRQKEQLVAGELAFETMTDAPQTP
- a CDS encoding YhbP family protein; translated protein: MDALDAISQWLAKQHVVTYCVGREDTLWCANAFYVYDRERVAFYLLSDTKSRHGEMAGRLARVAGTVNGQTKTVARIRGVQFAGELRLVEGPESEALRERYNRRFPVARVMSSPLWEIRLDEIKFTDNTLGFGKKLGWLRAEQA
- a CDS encoding type 1 glutamine amidotransferase domain-containing protein; the encoded protein is MSKKIAVLITDEFEDSEFTSPAAEYRKAGHEVITIEKEAGKTVTGKQGEATVTIDKSIDDVSPADFDALLLPGGHSPDSLRGDDRFVTFTRDFVNTGKPVFAICHGPQLLISADVIRGRKLTAVKPIVIDVKNAGAEFFDQEVVIDKDQLVTSRTPEDLPAFNREALRLLGA
- a CDS encoding NAD-dependent epimerase/dehydratase family protein, with the translated sequence MSRVLITGASGLVGSHLLRMLVDEPRVSSIIAATRRPLPVTLRKVENPHDPQLSDVLTQLDTPLDLVFCCLGTTRREAGSKEAFILADYTLVVDTSLAGLRLGAKHMLVVSAVGANPNSPFFYNRVKGEMEAALKAQGWPRLTFAHPSLLIGDREKRRAGESFMAPLFRLLPGKWKAIEAQTVARALMNVALSPAKEDVAVLDSTQLREIAAQTAR
- a CDS encoding permease; this encodes MAGQSSSLAPKSPAWWKPALFFLVLFIGLWYVKWQPYYGKAFTAAQTHSIGNSILANAQDNPLRAALDYAAVYFLAVWKAAVLGVLLGSLIQVLIPRDWLLRTLGQPRFRGTLLGALFSLPGMMCTCCAAPVAAGMRRQSVSMGGALAFWLGNPLLNPATLVFMGFVLGWQFALIRVAAGLVMVVGIASLVQRFVADTPAPALPESALPAEAPQGSFMTRWGQALWALFWSTIPVYLLAVLALGAARVWLFPHADGAVGNTLFWVLAMAVAGCLFVIPTAAEIPIVQTMMLAGMGLAPGLALLVTLPAVSLPSLIMLRKAFPAKALWMTGGMVMLAGAVTGALALM
- the dolP gene encoding division/outer membrane stress-associated lipid-binding lipoprotein: MKAIKPLAVVMTALVLQGCVAAAVVGTAAVGTKAATDPRSVGTQVDDGTLELRVNTALGKDEQLKKEARINVTAYQGKVLLTGQSPNPELASRAKQIAMGVEGATEVFNEIRNGQPIGLGTASSDTWITTKVRSQLLGSDQVKSSNVKVTTENGEVFLLGLVTDREGRAAADTASRVSGVKHVTTAFTYIK
- the diaA gene encoding DnaA initiator-associating protein DiaA, producing the protein MLERIKVCFTESIQTQIAAAEALPDAISRAAMTLVQSLLNGNKILCCGNGTSGANAQHFAASMINRFETERPSLPAIALNTDNVVLTAISNDRLHDEVYAKQVRALGHAGDVLLAISTRGNSRDIVKAVEAAVTRDMTIVALTGYDGGELAGLLGPQDVEIRIPSHRSARIQEMHMLTVNCLCDLIDNTLFPHQDD